The Macrobrachium rosenbergii isolate ZJJX-2024 chromosome 18, ASM4041242v1, whole genome shotgun sequence genome has a window encoding:
- the LOC136847964 gene encoding glutamate receptor ionotropic, kainate 3-like — protein MAVFWPFSGLVWGLIGLSLMLIGPVAFVFYWLLVTYLDLKEPYSLASTSFNLFRSLVNQGNDLEGNRWPLRFVFVFWYLFCYNIYAMYSGTLTAYLAIPAFEPPIDSLTDLPKAARDGFTIGTLKASSTESLFRNADSGIYKEVWKLFDPPKSLLPTPDEGFDKVLAEKFVLINSEMNGEIRATVRGRDKYHFGRDTFYPHAYGIACNSGAPFRPKFDILLSWITEAGLVRRWAQEQINLVRRDVTTTGHSTEGEASYSLTLNHLQATFFLVCGGFALSGGALLLENVVGVFRK, from the exons ATGGCTGTCTTCTGGCCCTTCTCCGGATTA GTTTGGGGTCTAATAGGACTATCGTTAATGCTAATTGGACCTGTTGCATTCGTTTTTTACTGGCTACTGGTGACCTACCTTGACCTCAAAGAACCTTACAGTCTCGCTTCCACCAGCTTCAACTTATTCAGGAGTTTGGTCAATCAGGGAAATGACCTCGAGGGCAACAGATGGCCGCTGAGATTCGTGTTCGTATTTTGGTACCTCTTCTGCTACAATATCTACG CCATGTACTCCGGCACCTTGACCGCGTACCTGGCGATCCCGGCCTTCGAGCCTCCAATAGATTCGTTGACCGATCTCCCAAAGGCCGCCAGAGACGGATTCACAATAGGCACCTTGAAGGCGTCGAGCACTGAGTCTCTTTTCAGG AATGCTGATTCAGGAATATACAAAGAAGTGTGGAAATTATTTGATCCCCCGAAGAGTCTCCTGCCGACGCCTGACGAAGGTTTTGATAAG GTTTTAGCCGAGAAATTCGTCCTGATCAACTCGGAGATGAACGGAGAGATACGAGCGACGGTTCGAGGCAGAGACAAATACCACTTCGGTCGAGACACTTTCTACCCCCACGCTTACGGCATTGCCTGCAACAGCGGTGCGCCTTTTAGGCCGAAATTCGATATCCT TCTCTCATGGATAACGGAAGCGGGACTCGTCAGACGATGGGCCCAAGAGCAGATCAATCTGGTACGGCGTGACGTCACAACTACAGGGCATTCCACAGAGGGAGAAGCTTCCTACTCTCTGACCTTAAATCACTTGCAGGCaa CATTCTTTTTGGTCTGTGGGGGCTTTGCGCTGTCCGGGGGTGCGCTACTCTTAGAAAATGTCGTCGGCGTCTTCAGGAAATGA